Below is a genomic region from Brassica oleracea var. oleracea cultivar TO1000 chromosome C9, BOL, whole genome shotgun sequence.
ATTTATAATATAAGAGAATACACCAAATTTAAAGTTGCCGGATGGTAACATTTTCTCACTCTTTCTATTCAGTTTGGGTTCGAATAGGGTTAATGACATTTTACTGCTAGATTTTAAGGTTTGTATTTCAGTTTAATCGGATAATCTGATCATTTCCAAGTAGGAACCGAAACGATATCCATGGGTAAAGACTGTAAAATCCGGTGGGTATATATGGCATAACCGAACCGGTTCATTTCAGGTCTGTTCCAGTTTTATGTCCGCGGCTAGTTATCACGATTTCCCTAATACTAGGATAAGACCTGCGCATTGCGCAGGGTGAGTTTATTTGTATATATTATCGATAATTTCTTTTATATATTTGATCATTTTATTTATATATATAAAATATTTTTTGTTGTTATTATATAATTTCTTTCCGATGGATCGGATCAATTTTTATTAAAAATAATGGAACAAAACTATAATTAATACATCATGGGTTGATCGGATTGGACATTAAACAAATTATGACATAAAAACCTTATTTTTTTCATCGAACACATTCTTGAAAAAAGTGAACAGTATTGTTTTCACAGTTGAATTATTTTGACTTTTATCTTCCATATGGTTTTGAAAGCTTTCAAATCAACCATCGAATTGATACATGTCATTTTAATGTTTTTAGTCGTATACTTAAGGAAAACTTACATTTTTNNNNNNNNNNNNNNNNNNNNNNNNNNNNNNNNNNNNNNNNNNNNNNNNNNNNNNNNNNNNNNNNNNNNNNNNNNNNNNNNNNNNNNNNNNNNNNNNNNNNNNNNNNNNNNNNNNNNNNNNNNNNNNNNNNNNNNNNNNNNNNNNNNNNNNNNNNNNNNNNNNNNNNNNNNNNNNNNNNNNNNNNNNNNNNNNNNNNNNNNNNNNNNNNNNNNNNNNNNNNNNNNNNNNNNNNNNNNNNNNNNNNNNNNNNNNNNNNNNNNNNNNNNNNNNNNNNNNNNNNNNNNNNNNNNNNNNNNNNNNNNNNNNNNNNNNNNNNNNNNNNNNNNNNNNNNNNNNNNNNNNNNNNNNNNNNNNNNNNNNNNNNNNNNNNNNNNNNNNNNNNNNNNNNNNNNNNNNNNNNNNNNNNNNNNNNNNNNNNNNNNNNNNNNNNNNNNNNNNNNNNNNNNNNNNNNNNNNNNNNNNNNNNNNNNNNNNNNNNNNNNNNNNNNNNNNNNNNNNNNNNNNNNNNNNNNNNNNNNNNNNNNNNNNNNNCATATAAGAAAAATATAACATATAAGGTGTCCTCATTTTTGTATTTTAAAGTGGTTTTAAAGAAATATATAACATATAAGGTTTCCTCATTTTTTTAATTTAAAATCATTTTAAAAAATTCAAAATATAACATATAAGAAAAAATCTAACATATAAGAAAAATATAACATATAATGTGTCCTCATTTTTTTTATTTTAAAGTCATTTTTTAAAAAAAAATATAACATATAAGGTTTCCTCATTTTTGTAATTTAAAGTCATTTTAAAAAATTCAAAATATAATATATAAGAAAAATCTAATTTTTTTTATTATATGGTTGATGTGATTGTTTATTTTTTTAATAATATAAATTTGAAAAAAAAATGAAGAAGGATGCAAAAACTGTTATCAAATCTTTATTATTCATAATCATTAATTGTCATATATATGTAAATCATATTAGATAATTCTGTAGCNNNNGGAAAGAATACACACTTCTTATATTTTAGGTTAATATAATGTTCTCTAGTGGACATTAAACAAATTATGACATAAAAACCTTATTTTTTCGTTCGAACACATTCTTGAAAAAAATGAACAGTATTGTTACCAGAGTTAAATTATTTTGACTTTTATCTTCCATATGGTTTTGAAAGCTTTCAAATCAACCATCGAATTGATGCATGTCATTTTAATGTTTTTAGTCGTATACTTAAGGAAAACTTACATTTTTGTAATTTAAAGTCGTTTTAAAAAAATTCAAAATATTACATATAAGAAAATTCTAACGTATAAGAAAAATATAACATATAAGGTGTCCTCATTTGTGTATTTTAAAGTCGTTTTAAAATATATATATATCATATAAGGTTTCCTCATTTTTGTAATTTAAAGTCATTTTAAAAAATTCAAAATATAACATATAAGAAAAAATTTAATTTTTTTATTATATGGCTAATGTGATTGTTTAATTTTTTTTAATAATATAAATTTAAACAAAAATGAAGAAGGATGCAAAAATTGTTATCAAATCTTTATTATTCATAATTATTAATTGTCATATATATGTAAATCATATTAGGTAATTCCATAGCTTTTATATAAGGAATGAATACACACTTCCTATATTTTAGGTTAATATAATATTCTCTAATGTTATATAATTATGGAATAATGTGACACCATTAGATTAAACTATACTTTATATTAGATGTTCTATAATTCTTTGAAATGTAATTTAGAAGGCATTTAGATTGTCACCTAGGATTTGAGATTTTTTTTAATTAATACAAAATTAAAGTTTTAATTTTTCAAATGCTTCTCAATTAATATATAAGAGATTTATACGGTGGGAAAAAAAATTTAGACCAGTGAGCTTTATTTTTATCAAAAAAGAGACTAATTAGCTTATTATCTGGGGCTAACAACAAATATGGGCCTGGGCCGATAATCTGAACTCTACTACTGGATACGAGTTTTGTAAAAGACACGTGAGTAGAGATTGAGAGACGTGGCAAAGGAGGAATCTCGTCTATTCCAGCGGTAGCGGTATTTCGTCGTCGAACAATCTTTTCCGTAGACACCTCCAGCATCTGACACGTGGGTGCTTATCCACCGTGAGATAAACGAAACCAGAAATATCTGGATCAATGGCTTCTCTTCGTATTATTACAATCACACACATATTAAAATAAAATAATTAAGAAAAAATCAAGAAAACAAAAGAGAATCACAAAATTAACCTTGTTCGCCTTTGAAGTTTTCTTTCTATCAAATCGGTTGTTTCCATACCCAGGTTTCAATCGAAAATTCCCTCTCTTTCTCTTTCTGGTGGTACATAGATCGGTCTTCAAGTTTCGTCATCTGGGTCTTGTAAACTTCTTCGCTGGAGTGTCTCTATACTCGTAAGTTTCGATAGAGTTTTGGAATTGTACCGGTGTGAAAGCTGTTTGGTTCTTGATTCTGGGTTTGATAATCGTGTAGATTGGTAGAGAGATTTGAATTTAGGGGTTTCTTCTTGATTCTGTAACCATGGCGGATGCTGTGTCTTTGGTGGGTCATCGGCCTTCGATCGCGAGGATCTCTGTCAAGAACGAAGCGAGAACGCAGAGATCCCAGAACACGGTTCGATTCAGGGTGAAAGGAGTTGTCTTTGATAAGGTGCAGAGCGTGATAAAGAAGCCAATCAGGGCTCTCGCTATGGAATTGACGAAGGAGATGCCTGCCTATAAGAATAAAGACGAGAGGAAGCTACCGAGGACTTGGAACTATCTTGACTCCGGTTCGGTTGATAAACCCGGTTTGTGGCCTCCTGAGAACAAAGCCGACAAGCCTTCCTTGCATAACCCTCTGCTAAGGCAGGAGCGTATGGGTTGCGGTTGGTTAGGTGCCATCTTTGAGTGGGAAGGGGTTTTGATTGAAGACAGTCCTGACCTTGAGAGCCAGTCTTGGCTTACGTTAGCTCAGGAGGAAGGTAAGTCTCCTCCTCCGGCTTTTATCCTCAGACGCATTGAAGGGATGAAGAACGAGCAAGCTATCTCTGAGGTTCTGTGTTGGTCGAGAGACCCTGCGCAAGTTAGGAGGATGGCTTCGCGGAAAGAAGAGATCTTCAAGGCTTTGCATGGAGGAGTGTATAGACTCAGAGACGGGTCACACGAGTTTGTGAATGTCTTGATGAATAACAAGATCCCCATGGCTTTGGTTTCGACCCGTCCCCGCGAGACGCTGGAGAATGCCGTTGGTTCCATAGGGATAAAGAAGTTCTTCAGTGTGATAGTTGCGTCTGAAGATGTTCACAGAGGTAAACCGGATCCTGAGATGTTTGTCTACGCAGCGCAGCTTCTTGATTTCATACCGGAACGGTGCATCGTGTTTGGAAACTCGAACCAGACGATAGAGGCGGCTCATGACGGGAAGATGAAGTGTGTGGCTGTGGCTAGTAAGCATCCGATGTATGAGCTTGGAGCGGCTGATCTGGTGGTGAGAAGGTTGGATGAGCTATCTGTTATTGATTTGAAGAAGCTTGCGGCTGTTGAACTGACGGAGTTCGAACCAGAGTTGGAGATGGAGAAGGAAGATGAGCGTGAGCTGCCTTCATCTAATGTAGCGGTTGATGATTTCTTCTGATGGGAGTGGTCTTCTGTAATGTTGTACAGTTTTATGGATTTGGATTCTTCCTCATGTAATTCGTATTCACAAATAGTTTCTGTGTATAATTGGAACAGGTTAAATGGAAAAAATATATAAATGTAACTCATACGTATATTTCACGGTTTAAATCTGGGTCACATTCTTTGGAGGGACATGGGCAACTCCTATCAGGGACGTCTTCTTCATATACATACTAAGAAGTTACAAAGGAGCTAAAGAGAAACAAACAGAAGTTGAAAACTCGAAAGAAGACACCTCTAAGTGAGTGAATTGCATGAACCTAGGATAACAATTATTGAACATGTACGGGAGCAGCAGGTTCATTACATGGATCATTAGGGGACGGATTATTGATAAAGTTATGTCAAATCTTAAGATACTTAAATTGAAATGGTGAATGGTTATTTATAAGCTCTCAGAGCCTTCTGCATTGAAATAAACTGATACACTCAAAAGTAATATTTTATTTTCTTAAACCAAATAAAAGTAATATTTTTTTATCATCTTAATGTGCAATTTTTAGGATGCTCGAAAGCCATGAACATTTTGATAATAAGATGGATAATATATTGGTCACCGGTGGTATTCCGGCGCTACGTGCCGGGTTCCTATGTTTTATTCTTATTTTATGGTCTTACTAAAGAAAATATGTTCAAAAATAAGAAAATGAAAATATTTTGGAAGAGAATGATATTTTTTCTATCCATTTGATAGTGGTTAGCGAATGTAGTGCATTACTTTGTTTTGAAGTTGCTTAGTTCAAAGTGGAATAACATAAGTGGTTTTGACTAATCGATTCAATAAAAGTAGAATAAATAGCCGATAGTCGTAACAAAGCTAATTTAGTTGGAATTTAACATGAAGTAAAGTTGATATTTTATTTAGGGAACATACTTATACAGTTAAGTGCCAATGATAGATTGTTGAAATCAATGATAGATTGTTGTGTATTGAGCCTATAGATGTAGACTTGGAGTGTGCACCGTGGATTCGCTCCTGAAGGTCTTGTTTAGTGTGAGAACTCAAAAGAAAGACGTGGTTCGTTATTAATTCTTTGGTTATTTGTGTGAGTTCAAATTTAAAATCAGTATAAGGTGTTATAGCTATGTCTTATATATGGTGAATTTAATTTATCGATTTTCTTGACTTCTTGTAACATTTTGTTTAGAGGATCATTTATTCAGAAGTTTTGGTTTTTTTTTATGAATGTTTGTTTACGTTAGATTGTTAATTTTTATCAGAATTATCTCTAATAATTTTTATTTAGTGTGGATTTGTAAGAGAGCATTATATTATATGTTTTTATTGACGTTACATTTTATTAATAATATAACTATTATTTACGTTTTGTTCAGGATTCTTATGTTTTAATTAAGCAGCGATATTTGTACTATTTATTTCAAAGTTTTCTTAGGGTGCTTAGTTTTTAAACCAATTGAATCATATAATGAAGCTTCTGCTAATTTAACTTATATTTGTTTAATCATTTCTATTTTTTTTCTGTAGACGTTGGATGATTTATATAGACTGTATTTTTATATATCTAGTTACGTAATGAACTGGGATGGTAGGAGAGTTATAATATAGTCCTTAGTTGGGGATTAGGGACACATGAGCATTGCTTGTAGATATACGAATTTAAAAAATATTAATTTCTGGTTCATTTGATCTTGTTGCTATAAAGGAATTTTATGAGTTCATGTTTGATGGAAAACCTCTGGTTTATGCTATTCGGTTAGGAAACTCCACACTTATACGTCAAGTAAAGGCATTTCCGACTTCCCTCGAGGCTATCTCTAAAGATTCTTACTAATGCAAGCGATGCAATAATTATTTTTTTTTCTATAAATTGTTTTAGTGTGTGTATGTATGGATGACTGAGAAGTTAATGTCTATTATGGTGGAAGCTTAAACTGAGACTTTATAGGGGAACTCAATACATAAGGGAGAAATAATCTTTGACCCAAAAAAGGGAGAAATAATCATTCTTAAAAAAGGTAAAGACTGGAAATGTTTTTTGCTTCTCTTTGAGAAATGTAAAAGACAAACTGTTCCGGTCTTTTAAAGTAGTAATAATTGTTGCATAGATGGTCCATGTTGAGGATGTCACAACTTGGTGGGGTTGGAGCCTTCCCATGTTGGTTAGATATTGGGTCTTCATAGGAATACTATAGACACTTAGACATAAACTCACACACACTTAGACAAAAGAAGTTTCTGTGATTCAAACCTCATCGATGGAGCGTTAGTTAT
It encodes:
- the LOC106319085 gene encoding sugar phosphatase YfbT, producing the protein MADAVSLVGHRPSIARISVKNEARTQRSQNTVRFRVKGVVFDKVQSVIKKPIRALAMELTKEMPAYKNKDERKLPRTWNYLDSGSVDKPGLWPPENKADKPSLHNPLLRQERMGCGWLGAIFEWEGVLIEDSPDLESQSWLTLAQEEGKSPPPAFILRRIEGMKNEQAISEVLCWSRDPAQVRRMASRKEEIFKALHGGVYRLRDGSHEFVNVLMNNKIPMALVSTRPRETLENAVGSIGIKKFFSVIVASEDVHRGKPDPEMFVYAAQLLDFIPERCIVFGNSNQTIEAAHDGKMKCVAVASKHPMYELGAADLVVRRLDELSVIDLKKLAAVELTEFEPELEMEKEDERELPSSNVAVDDFF